Below is a genomic region from Venturia canescens isolate UGA chromosome 1, ASM1945775v1, whole genome shotgun sequence.
CGCAACTACGAAAAAACGTTATCCGTCAAAGAGCGATATCGAGCTCAGCTTTTACGATCGCATCTTCATCCAGCTTTTGGTTCGCGTTCTCACTAAATTCAGTTTCTCCTTCGAGAGTCGTGTTCCGCGTCAATTGAATTCTTTTCCCTGAAATTTTACTGTCGAAGGTTAACGAGAATGAGGTTATTGATTCGCTCATTCTTGAGGCtctgatgaaatatttcgcgACAATTATCGCTGCGGAGGGCTTATCGCTGATCaatcaaaattcaatttcgtcAAATCGTAAAGAAACTTTCTTTcccgttttttaaaatttcattcccgATAAAATATCGTGCCGCAGTGATCGAGTTTCATCCGTTATTTTTTGTCcttcaaaaaattccatttcacTTCCGAATCTGCGGTAAAAgtggcatttttttcttcgttcgacCGCCTCGGTTCGCTCAGGGTTAACGTAATTCGTGCGCTTTTATATGTTTGATGTGAGCATGAGCGTAGCGAAGAAACGAGCACCCACATCTGTACATCGACGGTTGCGAAATCACGCAGTCATTACGGAAGTCGATCGCGTGGATAGGAGAGGTTATGTCGATGCATATAAGCGACACCGCGTCGTTACGTACTCGgacgatgatttttctttcttttccgcTTGCGTACGCTCGCAGCAGcgcgaacgagagagaataaaaaagagaaataaggCACGAGTTATTACAATTCGATTGAGCCGATCGAATGAACAGGGAGGAGAGGAAAGATCACTGACGTTTTCACACAGATATGCGCTCTCGAGTGTCAAGTGAGAACTAACTCGATTGCGGATCGTTGGAACAAACGAGCTTGACGAGACAATTCAATCTGCGTATGGAACGCGGATCGgcagaacgagagaaagagaaatttaATGCCCTCGTACTTGTTGTACTCgaattcgtgattttttcattgtattaAAGTTCATCGTGAGAACCTTTCGGAAGCGAGATTTTCCATTGTGTTTTTTTcagacgaatgaaaaattcgcgGAATCGCATAAATTTACGTTGTTACAACAATGAAACTGAtcgactttgaaaaatatcgatgaaaaatttcgaccaAGGCCAAACCGACGGAGCTAATTTATTCGAACAAATCACGAAATAAATTTATCCCTGTCACACTTTTTTGAAAGACGAAAGTTCGTTGGATTTAATGTTTAATaattttgtaatatttttattactcatTTTGCAGAAACTGACGACATCGATAGTCCTCCGGCCACTGTCGGATGCATCGACCGATCTCAAAAAGGTACTTTCCGAAAAGATACCGAAAGAGCAAGAACGTGTCAAGGCCTTTCGTAAGTCGCATGGAGCCACCAAGGTCGGCGAGGTTACCGTAGACATGGTGAGTCAACGAGAAAATCGAGCAAAAAACTCGGCAACGTACGAAGAAGATAACGGAGACGTCAAATGGGGACGGACGATCAAGGAAAAATGTAGATCTTCGAAGATCAAGTACAACGATGTTTTTTCGCCTTTGATCGACGTCTGATACGCGATAAGAACTCTACTCACTTGTACGCTTCGCCACGGGCGGGGCGGATATCAATCTAGTGCTGGCAAACGCCGGAGCCTCGATCAATTACGACATTCATACTTACCGCTCTAATTGTCGGTCTCGTTTTCATAGCTCTATATTAACTCTCGCTCGCGTGTGGGTCCGTGCACGCACCGAGGATCTGCTTTACCATCGCCCAGACCCCGTTTGACCCCTTATCTGGAGAAACGagtgaattttcgttttttctctttccttttgAATGATTCGATTGAATGAATTTCTTGATAAAATTACGAGGCGCTTTGTATTCGTAGAGATATGAGGAGACTTTTAAAATAAGTTAGGAACATTTGGGGCACCGATTTATGATTGTTTAGCATCCGAATAAATACCAAATGCGATGAGAATAGTTTGATCAGTAAAAGACGTTTTATCGATCGAATTGAAATAGTTTGTGTTGAATGAAGATTTTTTGGCGAGTTTTTAATTCTCATTCCAATTGATTGGAAGACTCGCAGGTTCATTGATTTTGTacttgtaaaaaaaagcctGTAAAAATGGAAGGAAAGAACGATCAATCGTTGAATATGTGGAACGAATATTcgtgaatgaatttttatcgataaatGATCGTTGTGTTTTGTTATTTATAGATGTACGGTGGAATGAGAGGCATCAAGGGTTTGGTTTGGGAGCCATCGGTGCTCGATCCCGAGGAGGGTATCAGGTTCCGTGGTAAATCAATACCGGAGTGTCAAAAGTTATTGCCGAAGGCACCAGGTGGTTCGGAGCCATTGCCAGAGGGTCTATTCTGGTTGTTGATAACCGGTGACGTACCGAGCGAGGCGCAAGTGAAAGCGATATCGCAGGAATGGGCGGCGAGGAGTGCGCTACCGAGTCACGTGACGAAAGCACTCAATGATTTTCCAAAGACGCTTCACCCCATGACTCAATTTTCTGCGGCGATAACGCTCTTGAACAGTGAGAGCGAATTCGTCAAGGCTTACACCGCCGGTGTTCACAAAACGAAATACTGGGAAACGGTCTACGAGgattcgatgaatttaatTGCCAAATTGCCGGCTGTCGCATCGACGATATATCGCAACGTTTACAAAAATGGCAAAGGCCTCGGCTCCGTTGACTCGAGCAAAGATTGGTCCTGGAATTTCGCCAATCAACTCGGCTATGACAATGCCGAATTCATTGAGCTCCTCAGGCTCTATCTGACCATCCATTCCGATCACGAAGGTGGCAACGTTTCCGCTCATACTACTCACCTCGTTGGCTCCGCCCTTTCCGATCCCTACCTATCCTTGGCTGCTGGTATGAACGGTCTTGCCGGACCCCTTCACGGTCTCGCCAATCAAGAGGTACTCGTCTGGCTCCAAAAACTTCGTTCTCAAGTCGGTGACAGCCCGAGCGACGAGAAACTCAAAGAATTCATCTGGAACACCCTCAAGAGTGGCCAAGTTGTGCCAGGATACGGTCACGCTGTCCTCAGAAAAACTGATCCTCGATACGCTTGCCAACGTGAATTTGCTCTCAAACACTTGCCCAACGATCCTCTGTTCAAGGTGAACATTTCTTTGCTCTGTCATCCCTTAAATTTGTCCTCTCATCAGATTTACCATTTTTCGAATCatatcaaatattacaaatctTCAAATTTCTTAGATTTTTATGAGAACACGATTATTGGAGTATTTCTATGCTATTTGACTGATTGGAAAATACGGTCACGACCTAAATGAGTAGAGCttggctttttttttcgaaatttgtgcCAGTAGCTATTTTGCGTGTCAATATTTCCACTTAAAAGCTGGAAAAAAAGATCTCTCATTCATTaatatactttttcatttatagCTCGTATCGCAAGTGTACAAAATAGTGCCTCCTGTACTTCTCGAGACCGGCAAGGTGAAGAACCCGTGGCCCAATGTGGATGCTCATTCGGGTGTTCTTCTTCAGTACTACGGTATGAAGGAGATGAATTACTATACCGTCTTGTTCGGAGTATCCCGAGCCCTGGGTGTGCTCGCTTCTCTCGTCTGGGATCGAGCACTTGGCTTGCCGATCGAGAGGCCAAAATCCCTCAGTACTGATCTTCTCATGAAGTCTGTCAAAGCCGCCTAAATGCATTAAAACTTCTCATCCCACCATGAATTCATGCGAAACAGAAAATCGAGGATAATTAGAAAGCAAAGAGACCGAAACAATATAACATGcgaataaaaatcatggaagcgcgtaacaagaaaaaataaaaaaaaaaaaaaaacaacatacaAACACAGCGGAACAATCGACGGTTAAAATCATCTCGTATTGCTCAGTTTTATATATAAGATCATCGAAATCGATAAGCAATTATGTAACACTCGAAAACTACTCCGAACATCTTCGTgttattttcccttttttataCTGACATTTGTTGTATTATGTGATCCGCGACGATGAGCAACAGAGCAAAACGGGTATACAGAGAGGGAgatagaaaaatgagaaaacgaaGAGGAAAGAATAATTTGTTATATAACAGAATGAATTAGCCCGTGCCAAGTATGTTTGCAGGGATTCAAGAGcgaggaaaaatattatttcgaagTGTATCGAgagtaagaaaaataatgaaagcgTCGATAAAACAGATTTCAGTTGTTTATCGCAAATGAATAGTGTGTACGAGGACAAGTTACGAGCTCTGCCCTCGGTCACTAACGTTGCGTATAATCGGAAACTGATCAGCGTATATTCGAAACTGTTTTGACAACGGATCTCAGAATTGATCTTCGTTACGATATGTATATATCACTGAAAAAACACGAGAGAATAAAATCGTGACATGGCGCCAATATCCGTGGTGCTCAACGATTCTGTAGAGAAACTTCTTAGACAtgtaaagaaaagaaaaaagaaatagtgTTCATCGGACGAGTCAGTCTTATCGTGAGACCGAAAGATCATTCAATTCTAACAGAATGCGGTACTCgtcaaaagaagaaaaaataataataatatatagcCGAGTGTCCCGAGCGGACGTGATATAGCGAACAATAATTACGTTGTACGTTGTTGtaggaaaaattcaaatgaaaggaAGAGCAGTATGAATGTGGTCAAAAGATTGCCAGTGCACTAATGCCAAATATTTTGGTGCTGAACCAGTTCAGTGCGACGATGTTAGGATCttgtcatttaaaaaaattatgttacCATCGTCACGAGAGACCATTtgaatttcttctttttttttcattcgagctaccaatttttctatgctaCTCACGAAGAACCGGTAGTTCACACGTTCTGCAGGACACACGAAAATACTTAATGAATTGTTATGAAAAATGTGCTTAAAGTGCACTTATCGTGTAGATCTCCTCCCGCCCTTATACAAGACGAATAAATTTCGGCGATTCAACATTACGTAAAGTCATTATGATTTGTATAAATTAAAAGatgaaaagataaataaaagcGAATGACCGGTGGTAGATCCATCGTTATAAGTATGAATGAGCGTGTGATCTAATttataacgaaagaaaaaaacgataataaaTAGAAGTCCCAAAATCGTATAACTCTActtgttattattttatccaatttttcgaattcgatCTGTTTTAACCATTGTCCACGATCGAAAAGATTCCTGttcataaatgtttttttgataaacaaaatttgaccCACGCGAAAATTCATGAAGAAAATTAATCACAAAATTAATTACCGCAGAGATTCATCATTTTCTGTACTCAATTGTTTGCCAATCTTTTGGGGAATTTCAACGGGTATCAATAAACGGCTCAGTAGTTGTGGATCTCAAACTTGGGTCATGCTTCACAAGTGAAACTTTCTATGGTACTCGTGACTCGGGGTGCGTTTGAATCATTCGAACTATTGAAGATGTGAAGGTAAGAATcgaattcattgaatttaGACATTACGCTTTATTGTTCAGctcgaaaatcgaattttaaaTATTGTAACAAatttgtacagaaaaatgtctCGCTCCTTAGAATAAACCAGGGTCGTTCGAAGTCCGCTCGAATTCGGTGATGAGCATCATGTAAATACAAGAAAAAACCAATAGAAAATATAGTTATGACATAACGCGGATAGATCATTTCTGAAAACGTTAttgatcgataaaattttgaattttcttatattttattctcgaacgattttcatttttgctcAAATCTTTTATTACACTAATTACAGCGAAAAACGGTAATGTGATGTTACTTTCTTGGTTGACAatagatttttaaataatcaaagtTAAACACTTTGATTGATGAATCGAATGCGACGAATGCATTGTTGCACAAATCgtcacattattttttatcaaacgcaCACAGTTTTTACATAAAATAGCAAAAGATGAGTTAACAAAGAATATTCGTAGCTCGCTTCGTTCGTGTCGTAAACACTTCTCAATATGAGAAAACTAACAATTTTTCTGCATAAATCTTCGTTCGTACTTACGTACGTCCTTTACACTCCGGCATCGTGCAGAGATTTTGTCTTactcattctctctctttttcgctcGAACACACATGCATACGTGACACAATTAACAACCGTTAAAGTTAGTCTCCATTTACAATAGTCAATGATCTTCTGTCGGtgctattatttttcattttagatcatttcaaaattaACTATTGGAGTATTATAATTTAACCTACAGACATTGGCAATGAACATGTACAATGCGAAATATATAATGCGGAACTTTCGGTGTTAATTTAGATGAAACGTAGCGACGAGAATTaacgcgatttttcaattcttttaaACTGTAGCAGTCTGtgatttccaaatttccattCGTCTTAATGATGTACATTCGATAATGGGGAATAACAAAAAGCGCAAATAAAGACAGAAATATTCAGCTTCAGCTTGATagtgttaattaaaatttggcTTATTCCGCGagatttattattcatataaattgtcgACATGTTCTCTTTTTCCTCGGCTGTATTTTCCTCTCATTATCACGCACTCCGTTACGATAATCCTCTCCCAAATTGGCGCATTTTCAAAACCAAACTATATCACAGAGTACTCTGTACTTCAATTCAagttgaaatttgtttttctcccttttgcCCCTTCAAGTGATGCTTGCCGGTAACCTTGTCTGACGAAGTCTTACAAGATgtttttgctaataaatctGCTTAAACTATTACGAGTGGTGGAGGAGCGGGTGCGAATCCGGCAGGTCGATAAACAAATCTGGTGACATTTTACCGTTTCAAGCAACTTTTATCTTCTCATTCTTCTTCAGTCCTCGGAAAAATTGCGATTGTTTGTACAGCGGATTACTATTTTTGCAGAAGTATAAAAACTATATACAACGGAGCACATACGCAGTTGCGCAACAAGCCAAATGATTCGCGATCATTCTGTTCGTTTCGTTGAATGCCTTTTTTGCCTTTTACACATGCACGCACACACATGCTCTCtacctctctttctttctctctcactctttccaTTCCGCTCTAGCTTTCTCAAGTTTCTATTTAATTACGCAAGGTGGACGGGTTAGATCCATATATTGataagagaacgaaaaaataaattcgattgATCAGTATTATCTTTGTTGGAACCGTATATGGAAGATCTTATCCTTTTTTTGCAAGTAATCAAAAAAAGAAGTTTCGATAGCTCGCTATCCCGACATGATTATATCGTTAGTGAAATCTGATTTCGGGCTTTCAAGAttgctctttctttttctcttcttctctctaTGAAGAGTTGCGATAATAGATTCCCGTCCACCCACTATTAATCTCTCTACATGCAAAATGCATTCCGACTCTCAATATTTCGAACACGGAAGATTTCAACGTTAAATTGATGGAAAATGAATTATCGCGTATTCACTCGGCCCTTCGTTTCAATTGCACAACCGTCAGAGTGACGTATTTCCTAGAAATGTAGCTTAATTTACATCGTTGATATTCAGTTGAGTGATCTTATCggttattttatatttctttatCAGAGGGTACGTCATGTCTTTTTCAATCTGCCAACAATCCATTCGAGTCCTTGATAAAGTctgtaaaattaaaataatttacaAATTAGACATTGGTCACTCATTCCACTACCAGCTAAATTCgcttaaaattgaattatgaattatttgttCTT
It encodes:
- the kdn gene encoding probable citrate synthase 2, mitochondrial, giving the protein MALFRLSAARCLEVQKLTTSIVLRPLSDASTDLKKVLSEKIPKEQERVKAFRKSHGATKVGEVTVDMMYGGMRGIKGLVWEPSVLDPEEGIRFRGKSIPECQKLLPKAPGGSEPLPEGLFWLLITGDVPSEAQVKAISQEWAARSALPSHVTKALNDFPKTLHPMTQFSAAITLLNSESEFVKAYTAGVHKTKYWETVYEDSMNLIAKLPAVASTIYRNVYKNGKGLGSVDSSKDWSWNFANQLGYDNAEFIELLRLYLTIHSDHEGGNVSAHTTHLVGSALSDPYLSLAAGMNGLAGPLHGLANQEVLVWLQKLRSQVGDSPSDEKLKEFIWNTLKSGQVVPGYGHAVLRKTDPRYACQREFALKHLPNDPLFKLVSQVYKIVPPVLLETGKVKNPWPNVDAHSGVLLQYYGMKEMNYYTVLFGVSRALGVLASLVWDRALGLPIERPKSLSTDLLMKSVKAA